A genome region from Paludibacterium sp. B53371 includes the following:
- the putA gene encoding trifunctional transcriptional regulator/proline dehydrogenase/L-glutamate gamma-semialdehyde dehydrogenase, with protein sequence MPFQAFAQAQTPLRQAITEAYRRDEQQCVQTLLTQAAMTREQVFAAQRLARRLVSKVRETRTRASGVDALMHEFSLSSLEGVALMCLAEALLRIPDKETADKLIRDKIGRGDWRSHLGNSASLFVNAAAWGLLVTGKLVSSYSEQGLSAAVTRLAAKGGEPLIRKGVDLAMRMLGRQFVTGETIEEALDNGRERESRGYRFSYDMLGEAAMTAEDAERYYQDYVTAIHAIGKASDGRGVYEGPGISVKLSAIHPRYSRAQHHRVMGELLPRLKALFLLAKQYDIGLNIDAEETDRLEISLDLVEALARDPDLAGFKGIGIVVQAYQKRCPYVIDYLIELARETGHRFMIRLVKGAYWDAEIKRAQVDGQPGYPVYTRKVHTDVSYLACARKLLSAQDAVFPQFATHNAYTLSAVFTLASGLDYEFQCLHGMGETLYDQVVGNHNMGRSCRIYAPVGSHQTLLAYLVRRLLENGANSSFVNRIVDESVSIDELVTDPCEQAAETAGLPHGKIPLPVALYGDERRNSAGLDLSNELVLADLQQRLMAADQRDWQARPMLADDRHEGGPAREVRNPACLSERIGQVTDASAEDARRAVGFAAEAAAGWAATPAAERAACLSRAADLLEAHCPELMALAVREAGKTLNNAIAEVREAVDFLRYYGAQAAREFSVKAPAALGPVVCISPWNFPLAIFLGEVSAALAAGNTVLAKPAEQTSLIAAEAVRLMYEAGVPRAVLQLLPGRGEVVGAALVNDARVQGVIFTGSTEVAQLINRSLAERGGDVVLVAETGGQNAMIVDSTALPEQVVTDVLASAFDSAGQRCSALRVLYLQHEVADKILTMIRGAMDELVVGDPARLATDVGPVIDEEARSGLLAHIEKMRPLARAMHQTALPASAAQGHFVAPTLIELDNLSHLEREVFGPVLHVRRFAADQLDLVLAEVNRSGYGLTHGVHSRIDETIQHVARQVKAGNVYVNRNIVGAVVGVQPFGGEGKSGTGPKAGGPFYLYRLTRAAWRPTLAIRHQEAALPGLVALNGALANWGLSSAELAKARELMTFGRVQSPLLGDLVLPGPTGEQNTLRFAARGVVACLAPERGELLRQMVAALSCDNRILLPHSVENDQLCALMPGWVDTADAPLDSEPLDAVLFAGPAGLADTVRRTLAARSGAIVPLIEAGPEGYELHRLVVERALCINTTAAGGNASLMSMEE encoded by the coding sequence ATGCCATTCCAAGCCTTTGCCCAGGCGCAGACACCGCTGCGCCAAGCCATTACCGAAGCCTATCGCCGTGACGAACAGCAGTGTGTGCAAACCCTGCTGACCCAGGCCGCCATGACGCGCGAGCAAGTCTTTGCTGCCCAGCGCCTGGCCCGCCGTCTGGTGAGCAAGGTACGCGAGACACGCACCCGTGCCAGTGGCGTGGATGCGCTGATGCATGAGTTCTCCCTCTCCAGCCTGGAAGGGGTGGCCCTGATGTGCCTGGCAGAAGCCTTGCTGCGCATTCCGGACAAGGAAACCGCCGACAAACTGATTCGCGACAAAATTGGCCGCGGTGACTGGCGCTCGCATCTGGGCAACAGTGCTTCGCTGTTCGTCAATGCCGCCGCCTGGGGCCTGCTGGTCACCGGCAAGCTGGTTTCGTCCTACAGTGAGCAGGGCCTGTCTGCCGCCGTGACCCGACTGGCCGCCAAGGGCGGTGAGCCGCTGATCCGCAAGGGGGTGGATCTGGCCATGCGCATGCTGGGGCGCCAGTTCGTCACCGGCGAGACCATCGAGGAGGCGCTGGATAACGGCCGCGAGCGTGAGTCACGCGGCTATCGCTTCAGTTACGACATGCTGGGCGAAGCGGCCATGACCGCGGAAGACGCCGAGCGCTATTACCAGGACTATGTCACGGCCATTCATGCCATCGGCAAGGCCAGTGACGGGCGAGGGGTGTATGAAGGCCCGGGGATCTCCGTCAAGTTGTCCGCCATTCATCCGCGCTACTCCCGAGCCCAGCACCATCGGGTGATGGGGGAGTTGCTGCCGCGCCTGAAGGCACTGTTCCTGCTGGCCAAGCAATACGATATCGGCCTGAACATCGATGCCGAGGAAACCGACCGTCTGGAGATTTCGCTCGATCTGGTCGAGGCCCTGGCGCGTGATCCGGACCTGGCCGGCTTCAAGGGCATTGGCATTGTGGTGCAGGCCTACCAGAAACGTTGTCCCTATGTCATTGATTACCTGATCGAACTGGCGCGCGAGACCGGCCATCGCTTCATGATCCGTCTGGTCAAGGGTGCGTATTGGGACGCCGAGATCAAGCGTGCCCAGGTTGACGGACAGCCGGGCTATCCGGTGTATACCCGCAAGGTTCACACCGATGTGTCCTATCTGGCCTGCGCCCGCAAGCTGCTGTCCGCCCAGGACGCCGTGTTCCCGCAATTCGCCACCCACAATGCCTATACGCTTTCGGCGGTCTTCACCCTGGCGTCCGGACTGGACTATGAATTCCAGTGTCTGCACGGCATGGGCGAGACCCTGTATGACCAGGTGGTCGGCAACCACAATATGGGCCGCAGCTGCCGCATCTATGCGCCGGTCGGTTCGCACCAGACGCTGCTGGCCTACCTGGTGCGACGCCTGCTGGAAAACGGTGCCAACAGTTCCTTCGTCAATCGTATTGTCGACGAATCGGTCTCGATCGATGAACTGGTGACTGACCCGTGCGAGCAGGCAGCCGAAACCGCCGGTCTGCCACACGGCAAGATTCCGCTGCCGGTGGCGCTGTATGGCGACGAACGCCGTAATTCGGCCGGCCTGGATCTGTCGAACGAGCTGGTTCTGGCCGATCTGCAGCAACGCCTGATGGCGGCGGATCAGCGTGACTGGCAGGCTCGGCCGATGCTGGCGGATGACCGTCATGAGGGCGGCCCGGCCCGCGAGGTGCGCAATCCCGCCTGCCTGAGCGAACGCATCGGACAAGTGACGGATGCCAGCGCCGAGGATGCCCGCCGAGCTGTCGGTTTTGCGGCTGAGGCCGCTGCCGGCTGGGCGGCCACCCCGGCCGCCGAACGTGCCGCCTGCCTGTCGCGCGCGGCGGACTTGCTGGAGGCCCATTGTCCCGAACTGATGGCCCTGGCCGTGCGTGAGGCCGGCAAGACACTGAACAACGCCATTGCCGAAGTTCGTGAGGCGGTTGATTTCCTGCGTTATTACGGTGCCCAGGCTGCGCGCGAATTCAGTGTCAAGGCCCCGGCCGCGCTGGGGCCGGTGGTATGTATCAGCCCGTGGAACTTCCCGCTGGCCATTTTCCTGGGGGAGGTCAGTGCTGCGCTGGCGGCCGGTAACACCGTGCTGGCCAAGCCGGCCGAGCAGACCAGCCTGATTGCCGCCGAAGCGGTGCGCCTGATGTATGAGGCCGGTGTGCCGCGTGCGGTGCTGCAACTGTTGCCTGGCCGTGGTGAGGTCGTGGGGGCGGCCCTGGTCAATGATGCCCGTGTTCAGGGGGTGATCTTTACCGGTTCGACCGAAGTGGCACAGCTGATCAACCGTTCGCTGGCCGAGCGGGGGGGCGATGTGGTGCTGGTGGCGGAAACCGGTGGTCAGAACGCGATGATTGTCGACAGCACGGCACTGCCGGAGCAGGTGGTGACCGATGTGCTGGCCTCGGCCTTCGACTCCGCCGGTCAGCGTTGCTCGGCATTGCGCGTGCTCTATCTGCAACATGAGGTGGCCGACAAGATCCTGACCATGATCCGTGGCGCCATGGACGAGCTGGTGGTGGGCGATCCGGCCAGGCTGGCGACCGATGTTGGTCCGGTGATCGATGAGGAAGCGCGCAGCGGTCTGCTGGCGCATATCGAGAAGATGCGTCCGCTGGCCCGTGCCATGCACCAGACGGCCTTGCCGGCGTCTGCCGCCCAGGGGCATTTCGTCGCGCCGACGCTGATCGAGCTGGACAATCTGAGCCATCTGGAGCGCGAAGTATTCGGCCCGGTGCTGCATGTCCGCCGTTTTGCTGCGGATCAGCTGGATCTGGTGCTGGCCGAGGTCAATCGCTCGGGCTATGGCCTGACTCATGGTGTCCACAGCCGCATCGACGAGACCATCCAGCATGTAGCCCGGCAGGTCAAGGCGGGCAATGTCTACGTCAACCGCAATATTGTCGGCGCCGTCGTCGGTGTGCAGCCGTTTGGGGGGGAGGGCAAGTCCGGTACCGGCCCGAAGGCCGGCGGACCTTTCTATCTGTACCGGCTGACACGAGCCGCCTGGCGCCCGACGCTGGCGATCCGCCATCAGGAAGCCGCACTGCCGGGCCTGGTTGCCCTGAACGGTGCCCTGGCGAACTGGGGACTGTCGTCGGCTGAACTGGCCAAAGCGCGCGAGTTGATGACCTTCGGCCGAGTGCAAAGCCCCTTGCTGGGTGATCTTGTTCTGCCGGGGCCGACCGGTGAACAGAATACCTTGCGTTTCGCTGCCCGCGGGGTGGTGGCGTGTCTGGCACCGGAGCGCGGCGAGCTGCTGCGGCAAATGGTGGCCGCGCTGAGTTGCGACAACCGCATCCTGTTGCCGCATAGCGTGGAAAACGACCAGCTGTGCGCCCTGATGCCGGGTTGGGTGGATACGGCCGATGCCCCGCTGGACAGCGAGCCGCTGGATGCCGTGCTGTTTGCCGGTCCGGCCGGGCTGGCAGATACGGTGCGCCGTACGCTGGCGGCCCGCAGCGGGGCCATCGTGCCGTTGATCGAAGCCGGGCCGGAGGGCTATGAATTGCATCGGCTGGTGGTGGAGCGGGCCTTGTGCATCAACACCACGGCAGCCGGTGGCAATGCCAGTCTGATGAGTATGGAAGAGTAG
- a CDS encoding DsrE/DsrF/TusD sulfur relay family protein: MQNILFTLNASPYGSERTLSGLRLALALSDSEAKPKITLFLLSDAVVTAMQGQTVAAGATLGEMLQDLLATGATVKVCRTCTTARGIDEALLIKGVGIGTMPELAELTLAADKVLSF; this comes from the coding sequence ATGCAAAACATCCTGTTCACACTCAACGCCAGCCCTTATGGCAGCGAACGCACGCTTTCCGGCCTGCGCCTGGCACTGGCCCTGTCCGATAGCGAGGCCAAACCGAAAATCACGCTATTTCTGCTTTCCGATGCCGTGGTCACGGCCATGCAAGGTCAGACGGTTGCCGCCGGCGCCACGCTGGGAGAAATGCTGCAGGATCTGCTGGCCACCGGCGCCACCGTCAAGGTCTGCCGAACCTGTACCACCGCACGTGGTATCGACGAAGCCCTGCTGATCAAGGGCGTGGGCATCGGCACCATGCCTGAGCTGGCCGAACTGACCCTGGCCGCCGACAAGGTACTGAGCTTCTGA
- a CDS encoding BON domain-containing protein, giving the protein MRHALLSLGLLLVPALAFSASMTRQDAVEWYAADASAILAQPVSLPTISAADDTLARQVTDAISGIIASGAAEVDVVAHNGRVTLRGIAASEQVESQLLDTASAVYGVKEVKSEIKLSAS; this is encoded by the coding sequence ATGCGTCACGCTTTGCTGTCACTCGGCCTGCTGCTGGTGCCTGCGCTTGCCTTCAGCGCGAGCATGACCCGTCAGGATGCGGTGGAGTGGTATGCCGCCGATGCCTCTGCCATTCTGGCTCAGCCCGTGTCCCTGCCGACCATTTCGGCGGCAGACGATACCCTGGCTCGCCAAGTCACCGATGCCATCTCCGGCATCATCGCCAGCGGCGCCGCCGAAGTCGACGTCGTGGCCCATAACGGACGTGTGACCCTGCGCGGCATTGCCGCCAGTGAACAGGTCGAAAGTCAACTTTTGGATACAGCCAGTGCCGTGTACGGCGTCAAGGAGGTGAAATCGGAAATTAAATTATCTGCCAGCTAA
- a CDS encoding sigma-54 dependent transcriptional regulator — protein MSAQILLVDDDADLLRLVSMRLTAAGHQVEAVASAEAALNVVASHRVDVLVTDWHLPGMDGLGLFEAVRRRFPSLPVIILTAFGTVPDALEAVGRGVFGYLVKPFEGRELLAKIEQALVASGGQVAEQAPQDWQGGMISRSPQMAELLAQTRMVAATDASVLIRGESGTGKEVLARALHRCSARSQGPFVAVNCGAIPENLLESELFGHEKGAFTGASARHQGLVLEADGGTLFLDEIGDMPLALQVKLLRLLQDREVRPVGSARARAVDIRVVSATHRDLETLMREGQFREDLFYRLNVVTLNLPPLAERREDIPLLAQHFLSQVAQRYQRPLPVFAPEALAFLSSSRWPGNIRQLANVVEQCCVLCSGPVVTLAQVQKSVSEESDAIPSLAEFRRQTERDYLERLLRLTGGNVADAARLAERNRTEFYRLLQRHELDAASFKAQG, from the coding sequence ATGAGTGCACAGATCCTGCTGGTCGATGATGATGCCGATCTGCTGCGTCTGGTCAGCATGCGCCTGACGGCTGCCGGGCATCAGGTCGAGGCGGTCGCCAGTGCCGAAGCCGCCTTGAATGTCGTGGCATCCCACCGTGTCGATGTGCTGGTGACCGACTGGCACCTGCCCGGCATGGATGGCCTCGGCTTGTTCGAAGCGGTCCGCCGGCGGTTCCCCTCGTTGCCGGTGATCATTCTCACCGCCTTCGGGACGGTGCCGGATGCCCTCGAGGCCGTTGGCCGCGGCGTCTTCGGCTACCTGGTCAAACCTTTTGAAGGGCGCGAGCTGCTGGCCAAGATCGAGCAGGCCCTGGTGGCATCGGGGGGGCAGGTGGCCGAACAGGCGCCGCAGGACTGGCAGGGCGGCATGATTTCCCGCAGTCCGCAAATGGCCGAGCTGCTGGCCCAGACGCGCATGGTGGCGGCCACCGATGCCAGTGTGCTGATCCGCGGCGAGAGCGGAACCGGCAAGGAGGTGCTGGCTCGTGCGCTGCATCGCTGCAGCGCACGCAGTCAGGGGCCGTTCGTGGCGGTGAACTGTGGCGCCATTCCGGAGAATTTGCTGGAAAGCGAGTTGTTCGGTCACGAAAAAGGCGCCTTTACCGGTGCCTCGGCCAGGCATCAGGGGCTGGTACTGGAAGCCGATGGCGGCACCTTGTTTCTGGACGAGATCGGTGACATGCCACTGGCACTGCAGGTGAAACTGCTGCGCCTGCTGCAGGATCGTGAAGTCCGCCCGGTGGGCTCGGCGCGGGCTCGTGCGGTAGATATCCGGGTGGTTTCTGCCACCCACCGCGATCTGGAAACCCTGATGCGCGAAGGCCAGTTCCGCGAAGATCTGTTTTACCGGCTCAATGTGGTGACGCTGAATTTGCCGCCGCTGGCCGAGCGGCGCGAAGACATCCCGCTGCTGGCGCAACATTTTCTCAGCCAGGTTGCGCAACGCTACCAGCGTCCCCTGCCGGTGTTTGCCCCGGAGGCGCTGGCCTTTCTGTCGTCCTCGCGCTGGCCGGGGAATATCCGCCAGTTGGCCAATGTGGTCGAGCAGTGCTGTGTGCTGTGTTCCGGGCCGGTGGTCACCCTGGCCCAGGTGCAGAAGTCTGTGAGCGAAGAGTCCGATGCCATTCCCTCGCTGGCCGAGTTCCGCCGCCAGACGGAGCGTGATTATCTGGAGCGTCTGCTGCGATTGACCGGGGGTAATGTGGCCGATGCGGCGCGGCTGGCTGAACGTAACCGGACGGAATTCTACCGGCTGTTGCAGCGGCATGAGCTGGATGCCGCCAGTTTCAAGGCTCAGGGCTGA
- a CDS encoding sensor histidine kinase KdpD encodes MLRLPVSFRTLLVCSLLLVTMLPSLALVRMWWQLDQLAFQAEARMANIDRWQQALRTLSDREEHLERSMRQWLLLQDPALLQLSQSFAQDLATPANTLAEVPDPVLGSLLRDDQQRVQLLQSWLDASSPPESDRVVAQFDALSSNHAQMELRLRRQVQVERRQWADSLRQQHAEANRLALFSLLLALMLAMILGYILFAPLGKLRQRIGRLAQGVRGQSWQVAGPSDVRDLADALAGLDRRLEQLESEKASFFRQVSHELKTPLAAISEASALLADEVPGPLNQAQREIIAIQQSNVVTLRSRVETLLKHDVARWLGQQVIFRPFSLPQLLACREHDWLALIERRQLRIRSALEVEQVQGDEHKVQTILDNLLINAIRFSPIGGEITLQARRERDCIYIQVSDQGPGVSPAEVDRIFDPFYSGKPPQGESAGSGIGLTMARTFAQLMGGDVRLVASTGPGACFELWWPENGKTT; translated from the coding sequence ATGTTGCGTTTACCCGTCTCTTTCCGCACCCTGCTGGTTTGCTCATTGCTGCTGGTCACCATGCTGCCTTCACTGGCACTGGTCCGCATGTGGTGGCAACTCGACCAGCTGGCTTTCCAGGCCGAGGCGCGCATGGCGAATATCGATCGCTGGCAGCAGGCTCTGCGCACGCTGTCAGACCGGGAGGAGCACCTCGAGCGCAGCATGCGGCAATGGCTGTTGTTGCAGGATCCGGCCCTGCTGCAGCTGTCGCAGAGCTTTGCTCAGGATCTGGCAACGCCGGCGAATACACTGGCAGAGGTACCGGACCCGGTGCTGGGGAGTCTGCTGCGCGACGACCAGCAGCGGGTGCAATTGCTGCAGTCCTGGCTGGATGCCTCTTCTCCGCCGGAAAGTGATCGGGTGGTCGCGCAGTTCGATGCCCTGAGCAGCAACCATGCCCAGATGGAATTGCGCCTGCGGCGTCAGGTGCAGGTCGAGCGGCGCCAGTGGGCCGACAGCCTGCGCCAGCAGCACGCCGAAGCCAATCGTCTGGCATTGTTCTCGCTGTTGCTGGCCCTGATGCTGGCGATGATTCTGGGCTACATCCTGTTCGCGCCGCTGGGCAAATTGCGGCAACGCATCGGTCGGCTGGCGCAAGGTGTGCGTGGACAGTCCTGGCAAGTGGCCGGTCCCAGTGATGTGCGCGATCTGGCCGACGCACTGGCTGGTCTGGACCGACGTCTGGAGCAGCTGGAATCGGAAAAAGCCAGTTTCTTCCGTCAGGTCTCTCATGAACTGAAAACGCCGCTGGCGGCCATCAGTGAGGCCTCCGCCCTGCTGGCCGACGAAGTGCCCGGCCCGCTCAACCAGGCGCAGCGCGAAATCATCGCCATCCAGCAGAGCAATGTGGTGACCCTGCGTTCCCGCGTGGAAACCCTGCTCAAGCATGATGTGGCACGCTGGCTTGGACAGCAGGTCATTTTTCGTCCCTTCTCCCTGCCACAACTGCTGGCGTGCCGCGAGCATGACTGGCTTGCCCTGATCGAGCGTCGACAGTTGCGCATTCGTTCCGCGCTGGAGGTCGAGCAGGTGCAGGGGGATGAGCACAAGGTACAGACCATTCTCGACAATCTGCTGATCAATGCTATCCGCTTTTCTCCCATCGGCGGGGAAATCACATTGCAGGCACGTCGCGAACGCGACTGCATTTACATTCAGGTGAGCGACCAGGGGCCAGGCGTCAGCCCGGCCGAGGTCGATCGCATTTTCGACCCGTTCTATAGCGGCAAGCCTCCGCAAGGAGAGTCGGCCGGATCGGGAATTGGCCTGACCATGGCTCGCACTTTTGCCCAGTTGATGGGGGGCGATGTCCGCCTGGTGGCATCGACTGGCCCGGGAGCCTGTTTCGAGCTGTGGTGGCCGGAAAATGGAAAAACAACATGA
- the rnr gene encoding ribonuclease R — translation MSMVAKQKKSKTPTLRQQDPYLEREKLKYSNPLPSREYLLSILAEQGVPLFPDELAQMLSIHRSEREFFDRRLGAMERAGQIIINRKGAVCISKKLDLVKCKVMGHRDGYGFAVPEDGEGEDIFLSEREMHKVLHGDRVMVRITGTDRRGRTEGSVAEVLDRAVNQVVGRIYAERGVWFVVAEDRRINQDILIEQGGEGKARHGQVVMAEILVQPDSHRQAIGRVLEILGDYADPGMEIEIALRKHALPHRFSDAAEAQAKKTPAKVRKLDLKDRVDLRDLPLVTIDGETARDFDDAVYAERVGKGFRLVVAIADVSHYVQPGDALDHDAYERGTSVYFPRRVIPMLPEALSNGICSLNPDVERLCMVCDMQVNAKGQVKSYRFYPAVMRSRARLTYNQVWSWLSEGGTTPLMDQLQTLYELFQVLLAAREKRGAIDFDTTETQMIFNDNGKIDRIVPVVRNHAHRLIEECMLAANVCAAEFIREHKHKCLYRVHEGPTADRLENLQSYLRLAGLTLGGGEKPSAKDYADLADKIRSRPDALMLQTMLLRSMQQAVYTPDNAGHFGLAYEAYTHFTSPIRRYPDLLVHRTIKAILRSETYKPGKWPVLGEHCSMTERRADDASRDVESWLKTYYMRDKVGEVFKGKINAVTSFGVFVLLDDVYVEGLVHISELGKDYFHFRKDIQAIVGEKSGMRYQLGDPLTVKVVRADLESSKIDFQLVQERPASGSAPAAGKPAAKPRSKRGSK, via the coding sequence ATGTCAATGGTCGCGAAACAAAAAAAATCCAAAACGCCGACGCTTCGCCAGCAAGATCCTTATCTTGAACGCGAAAAACTCAAATATTCCAATCCCTTGCCGAGTCGTGAGTATCTGCTCTCCATTCTTGCCGAGCAGGGGGTGCCGCTGTTTCCCGACGAGCTGGCGCAGATGTTGTCGATCCATCGCTCGGAGCGGGAGTTCTTTGATCGTCGCCTGGGCGCCATGGAGCGCGCGGGTCAGATCATCATCAACCGCAAGGGTGCGGTCTGTATTTCCAAAAAGCTGGATCTGGTGAAGTGCAAGGTCATGGGGCATCGTGACGGTTACGGCTTTGCCGTGCCGGAGGACGGGGAGGGGGAAGATATCTTCCTGTCCGAACGCGAAATGCACAAGGTCCTGCATGGCGACCGGGTCATGGTGCGCATTACCGGTACGGATCGCCGCGGTCGTACCGAGGGCAGTGTTGCCGAGGTGCTGGACCGGGCCGTCAATCAGGTGGTCGGACGTATCTATGCAGAACGGGGAGTCTGGTTTGTGGTGGCGGAGGACCGTCGCATTAACCAGGATATCCTGATCGAGCAGGGGGGAGAGGGCAAGGCCCGGCACGGTCAGGTGGTGATGGCAGAAATCCTGGTGCAGCCGGACAGCCATCGTCAGGCCATTGGCCGGGTGCTGGAGATCCTTGGCGATTACGCCGACCCGGGCATGGAAATCGAAATTGCCCTGCGCAAGCACGCGCTGCCCCATCGGTTCAGCGACGCCGCCGAGGCCCAGGCGAAAAAGACGCCCGCCAAGGTGCGCAAGCTGGATCTGAAAGACCGTGTCGATCTGCGCGACCTGCCGCTGGTCACCATTGATGGTGAAACCGCGCGTGACTTCGATGACGCCGTGTATGCCGAGCGCGTCGGCAAGGGTTTCCGTCTGGTGGTGGCGATTGCCGATGTCAGTCACTATGTCCAGCCGGGCGATGCGCTGGATCATGACGCCTACGAGCGGGGCACCTCGGTGTATTTCCCGCGCCGGGTGATCCCCATGCTGCCCGAGGCACTGTCCAATGGCATCTGTTCGCTGAATCCGGATGTCGAGCGCCTGTGCATGGTGTGCGACATGCAGGTCAATGCCAAGGGTCAGGTCAAGAGCTACCGTTTCTACCCGGCCGTGATGCGTTCGCGCGCTCGCCTGACCTATAACCAGGTCTGGTCCTGGCTGAGCGAGGGCGGAACGACGCCGCTGATGGATCAGCTGCAGACGCTGTATGAGCTGTTCCAGGTGCTGCTGGCTGCACGGGAGAAGCGTGGCGCCATCGACTTTGATACCACCGAAACCCAGATGATCTTCAACGACAACGGCAAGATCGACCGCATCGTCCCGGTGGTGCGCAATCATGCCCACCGACTGATTGAAGAATGCATGCTGGCCGCCAACGTCTGTGCCGCCGAATTCATCCGCGAGCACAAGCACAAATGTCTGTATCGCGTGCATGAAGGTCCGACTGCTGATCGTCTGGAAAACCTGCAGTCCTATCTGCGTCTGGCCGGCCTGACACTGGGCGGCGGCGAAAAGCCCAGTGCCAAGGACTATGCCGACCTGGCCGACAAGATCCGCAGCCGGCCGGATGCCCTGATGCTGCAGACCATGTTGCTGCGCTCCATGCAGCAGGCCGTCTATACCCCGGACAATGCCGGCCACTTCGGTCTGGCTTATGAGGCCTATACCCACTTCACCTCGCCAATCCGTCGTTATCCCGACCTGCTGGTGCATCGAACCATCAAGGCCATCCTGCGCAGCGAGACTTACAAGCCAGGCAAATGGCCGGTGCTGGGCGAGCATTGCTCGATGACCGAGCGGCGTGCCGATGATGCCAGTCGCGATGTCGAGTCCTGGCTCAAGACCTATTACATGCGCGACAAGGTCGGCGAGGTATTCAAGGGCAAGATCAATGCCGTCACCAGCTTCGGGGTGTTTGTCCTGCTGGATGATGTCTATGTCGAGGGGCTGGTGCACATCTCCGAGCTGGGCAAGGACTACTTCCACTTCCGCAAGGACATTCAGGCCATCGTGGGCGAGAAGAGCGGCATGCGCTATCAGCTGGGCGATCCGCTGACGGTCAAGGTAGTGCGCGCGGATCTGGAAAGTTCGAAGATCGACTTCCAGCTGGTGCAGGAGCGGCCGGCCAGTGGCAGCGCGCCGGCGGCAGGAAAACCGGCTGCCAAACCACGCAGCAAGCGGGGCAGCAAGTAG
- a CDS encoding oxidoreductase, whose translation MPTPPTLNVALSGYGYAGKTFHAPLISATPGLTLHTIVSRREQEVKAERPGSQVVPHLEQALHDPAIDLVVIASPNELHFPQARAALLAGKHVVVDKPFTTTLDEALRLHALAGETQRLLSVFHNRRWDSDFLALRTLLEQDTLGRISRFESRFDRYRPQTRQRWREEDRPGAGLWYDLGAHLVDQAIHLFGLPLAVHGMLLRQREGAQVDDCFDVRLRYPDFVASLQAGCLVPGGSPRLTVHGSRASYVKYGMDTQEAALKQGQTPDSESFGVDGQTALLWQADGDSASETRLTTPRGRYVDYYTAVRQAILGHGPNPVTALEAAQVIQVIEAVQVSQREGREVTLDTF comes from the coding sequence ATGCCCACCCCCCCTACCCTGAATGTCGCGCTCTCCGGCTATGGTTATGCCGGCAAAACCTTTCACGCTCCCCTGATCAGCGCCACGCCCGGCCTGACCCTGCACACGATTGTCAGCCGCCGCGAACAGGAGGTGAAGGCAGAGCGTCCGGGCAGCCAGGTCGTCCCGCATCTCGAGCAGGCACTGCATGACCCGGCCATTGATCTGGTGGTGATCGCCAGCCCGAACGAACTGCATTTCCCCCAGGCGCGTGCTGCCCTGCTGGCCGGCAAACATGTCGTGGTAGACAAACCCTTCACCACCACGCTGGACGAAGCATTGCGCCTGCATGCCCTGGCCGGCGAGACACAACGTCTGTTGTCGGTCTTCCACAACCGCCGCTGGGATTCGGACTTCCTGGCCCTGCGCACCCTTCTCGAGCAGGACACACTCGGACGCATCAGCCGCTTCGAGTCACGCTTCGACCGCTATCGCCCCCAGACCCGCCAGCGCTGGCGCGAGGAGGACCGCCCGGGCGCGGGCCTGTGGTATGACCTCGGCGCCCATCTGGTCGATCAGGCGATCCATTTGTTCGGGCTGCCGCTGGCTGTACACGGCATGTTGCTGCGCCAGAGAGAAGGGGCTCAGGTGGATGACTGCTTCGATGTCCGGTTGCGTTATCCGGATTTCGTTGCCAGCCTGCAGGCAGGCTGCCTGGTGCCGGGAGGTTCGCCGCGCCTGACGGTGCACGGCAGCAGGGCCAGCTATGTGAAATATGGGATGGATACCCAGGAGGCCGCCCTGAAACAGGGCCAGACACCGGACAGCGAGTCCTTCGGGGTCGACGGGCAAACTGCCCTGCTGTGGCAGGCGGATGGCGACAGCGCGAGCGAAACCCGTCTGACCACGCCCAGAGGTCGCTACGTCGACTATTACACCGCCGTGCGCCAGGCCATCCTCGGCCATGGCCCGAATCCGGTCACGGCACTCGAGGCGGCACAGGTCATTCAGGTCATCGAGGCGGTACAGGTCAGCCAGCGCGAGGGGCGGGAAGTCACCCTGGACACCTTCTGA